The sequence below is a genomic window from Anaerocolumna chitinilytica.
AATTCCGTCTGTACAGAGGATTCACAGGTAATATGTAACCAGTTATTTGTTCAGGGAAGCATAACCACTTTCACCAAAATTCACATCAAAAGAGATACTCTTCATATATTGATAGAATTCCCGAACTTTGTTTGTATCCGATATAAGCTGTGTCTTCCCATTCGCCGCATAAGCAGGAAGCAGTTGAATTTTTGAATTAAGCTCTTCATCTAAGGTTACTTTTAAGACGGCGGTACTTTTAATATTGCTGTAAAACATATAATTACCAAGACTGTATATAATAGGCTTGCCCTTATAATATTCCATCCCCTGTAAGACGTGAGGGTGGCTTCCGATCACCAAATCAGCCCCGGCGTCGATATACTGTTTTGCCAGGTTTCTTTGATAATCTTTCGGAGTATCCATCCTCTCAATTCCCCAATGAAGATATACAATTACATAGTCACTGTTCTCCCTGGCAGTCTTAATATCTTCCAGTAAGAAGGTCGGATCATAGGTGGTAAGCATACCCGGTTTTGTCTCAGTGGCATTCCAATTATACTCGGGTATTACTCTGGACGCAGCTAGAAAGGCCAATGTCTTCCCTTTGTCTTTAACATAATGAATGTTCCTTGCCTCTTTCAGATTATTCCCGGCACCGACATAGGCAATTCCTGCCCCATTCAAAGTATCAAAGGAATCTTTTAGCGCTTCTGTTCCAAAATCCATAGAATGATTATTGGCAAGAGTTACAACATCTATACCCATATCCTTAAAAGCAGTGACATAGTCCGGATTTACCCGGAAAGTAAACTGTTTATTCTCAGCCCGCTTTCCGCCTTTACTAAAAGTAAATTCCTGGTTCACCATCGTTATATCAGCATCTTTCATATCCTTTAAAAGCTTGGAATCTATTATACCGTCTATTCCCTTATTTTTGTAAGCAGCTGCTACTGCATCGGATAAATAAATATCTCCTGCAAAGAACAGATTAATATCACCTTCTTCTTCAGCAGCAGAAGGTGTTACCGTATCTGTTACGCTCTCTCCTGAATCAGTGCTCTGCCCATTATTCTTACTATCATCTGCTGTCGGGGTTACTTTGTCAGGCACAGCCGTTACCGAATCTGCTCCGCCAGACACCGATGCAAGATCTCCTGCTATTGAATTGTTTGTTCCTTCTTTCCCCCATAGATAACCTTTTGTCTCATAACAGATTACCAGTGCCAATAAGCCAAAAGTACAAAGAATAAAGGTCAGGAGACCATACATCTTACGTTTACTCATAAATTCTTCATTCCCTCAATCACTTTTTCAATATATTGATAAACTCTAATAGTTGAAGATATGCTAAGTCTTTCCTTCGGCGTATGAATATCCCACATATCAGGTCCTAAGGATACCATGTCGATGCCAGGAATCTTTTCAGCAAAGAAGCTGCATTCAAGTCCAGCATGAATCGCTTCGAGTTTAGGTGCCTTCTTATATAACTCTTCATATACTTTGGATAAATATTCCCTTAAGGGAGATTCTTTTTTATACTCCCAAGCTGGGTACTGTCCTCTTATTACGAATTCTCCGCCCATGAATTCACAGATATAATTAAGCTGTTTTGCCAGGAATTCTTTATAGCTGTTAACAGAACTTCTGACTGAAAAGCAGATAATTGCCTTCTCTTCTTCCATGTGAAAAATCCCGAGGTTTAAGGAACTTTCTACCAATCCTGGAATATCATTACTCATACACTGAACACCATTCGGTGTATTTAATAGAATAAAAAGCAGTTTTTCAAAGGAAGTAGGATGGAGTATTTTATATTCGCCTTCTTCACCCTGCATTACTCCAATATTAAGATGAGGTTCATTGGTTACAAATTCATTTTTGTATTTCCTTGATAAGCCGCTTATAATATCGGCAAAGCGGTCATATTCATCAGCATCTATTACAATTTCTGCTTTAGAATCTCTAGGTATAGCATTATCTTTTAGCCCGCCATTAAACTCTACCAGTTGAAAATCCATAGCACCTTTTAGTTCAAATAAAAGCCTTGCCATTAATTTTGTTGCATTGATATGATTTTTATGAATCTCGGCACCTGAATGTCCGCCCTGTAAATCCGATATCGCAATAATTATCTTAAGGCCCTCTGCTTTGATACGTTTTAAAGGCAATTCACAGGTTGCTGTTAAACCACCGGCGGAACTAGTTAGAAGTATACCTTCTTCCTCAGAATCAATATTTAGAAGTAACTTACCCTTAAAATCTGATACATCAAGGCCGATAGCTCCATCCATTCCAGTCTCTTCATCCGTTGTCATAACAGCTTCAAGTCTGGGATGTTCTAAGGTGTCATCATCAAAAAGAGCAAGAATATAGGCAAGAGCAATCCCATCATCACCGCCTAAGGTAGTGCGGTCTGCGTGGATAAAATCACCTTCTGTAAACAGCTCAATACCTTCCTTTAAGAAATCATGGGTACAGTCATTTGTCTTCTCACACACCATATCCATATGTCCCTGTAAGATTAGGGCGGGAGCATTTTCATAACCGGGTGTAGCTCCCTTAAACATAATTACATTCTCATATTCATCCTGGCGATAGGCTAACCCTTTTGTTTTTGCAAACTCCACCAGATAATCACTGATTGCTTTATTGTTTTTGGAGCCTCTTGGAACAGCTGAAATTTCAGTAAAATAATAAAATACTTTTTTATAATCAAGTTCTTTTAATGTCTGATTCATATTGCATCCTTCTTTCTGAATTACATCGCCCTTATTCAGCTGATACAGGGCTGATTTTTAATTTTTAAAACTATGGATAGGAGCCGGAATTCTTCCTCCCCTGTTAATAAAATCATCACAAGCAAAACGATTTACCGGCATTACCGGTGCATATCCTAATAGTCCGCCGAATTCTACCATCTCTCCCACAGATTTACCGATTACCGGTATCAGTCTGACTGCTGTCGTTTTTTGATTAATCATACCGATAGCCATCTCATCTGCTATAATCCCCGAGATTGTGGTTGCTTTTGTATCTCCCGGTATTGCTATCATATCAAGACCCACAGAGCAGACACAGGTCATAGCTTCCAGTTTCTCTAAGGTAAGGGCACCTACCTGCACAGCTTCAATCATACCTCTGTCCTCGCTGACAGGAATAAACGCACCGCTTAAACCTCCCACATAGGAAGAAGCCATAACACCGCCTTTTTTTACATTGTCATTCAGAAGTGCCAGAGCTGCCGTTGTTCCGGGTGCTCCTGCCCTTTCAAGACCCATTTCTTCAAAAATTTCTGCAATACTGTCTCCTACCGCAGGTGTAGGTGCCAGGGAAAGGTCAATTATCCCAAAAGGAATATTCAAGCGCTTTGAAGCCTCCCTTGCTACTAACTGGCCGACTCTTGTGATCTTAAAGGCTGTAGTCTTAACCGTTTCGCAAAGAGTCTCAAAATCCGCTCCTTTTACACGCTTTAGTGCATTCTTTACAACTCCCGGACCGCTGACACCAACATTAATTACGGCATCACCTTCCGTAACACCATGAAAAGCACCTGCCATAAAGGGGTTGTCATCGGGAGCATTGCAGAATACTACCAGCTTAGCACATCCGATAGAGTCTCTTTCTTTGGTATTTTCCGCTGTCTTTAATATAATTTCACCCAATAGCTTAACAGCGTCCATATCAATACCTGTCTTGGTAGAACCCACATTAACAGAAGAACAAACTCTCTCAGTAACAGAAAGTGCTTCCGGTATGGATTCAATCAAATAGCGGTCGCCTGTTGTCATACCTTTGGAAACTAAGGCCGAGTATCCTCCGATAAAATTCACACCTACTACCTTTGCCGCTGCATCCAGGGTTTTTGCGATAGTCACATAATCCTCAGGAGATTTGCAGGCGCAGCTGCCTACCAATGCAATTGGAGTAACAGAAATTCTCTTATTTACTATAGGTATGCCATATTCACGCTCAATAGCAGCTCCGGTAGCAACCAGATCTTTTGCAACTGTTGTTATTTTATCATATATCTTTTTATTTAATACATCCAGGTTATTATCAGCACAATCTAACAGGCTTATTCCAAGGGTTATGGTTCTGACATCCAGGTTTTCCTGTTCAATCATCTTATTGGTTTCTATAACCTCATTCATGTCAATCATATAGGTACCTCCGATTATCCGTTTGTTAGAGTCTGTGCATCATGTTGAAGATATCTTCATGCTGTGCTTTTATAACAACACCGATTTCCTTTCCCAATTCTTCTAATTCCGTAGCAATGACATCAAACCCTTTGGTAGCTTCATTGGCATCCACAATCATCATCATATTAAAATATCCTTGGACAATTGTCTGCGAAATATCCATAATATTAATTTTATTACCGGCAAGATAGGTGCAAACCTTTGCAATAATTCCAACCTGGTCCTTCCCTACAACGGATATGATAGTTTTTTTCATAATTTCCTCCATTTTCCCGAATATTGAATATTCTTATTAGGTAGTTGAATTGGGTATTTCTTTATATCAAATGGCACAGAATTAGATTGTGCATAACATTTCCGATGGAATATCTCTTTTGGCAACACTTAATACAGAATCGGCTTTTAAGGCATAGGAGTTCTCAGAAATCGCTTTATTCAATTCCAGCTTTACAGTCTCGTATGCCAAATCTTCAAAATTATTTTCTTTGCTTAAGTGAGCAAGGGTAATATAGCGGAGCTTCTCATGAAGAATTCTTCCGAGTAATTTTCCGGAAGTCTCATTGGATAAATGTCCTCTCGCCCCAAGTATTCTTTGTTTCAGATAATAGGGATAAGCACCTGCAAGAAGCATATTCTCATCGTGATTCGCTTCCAGTAGTAAGATTTCCGAACCGGCCAGCTTTGATATGATATAATCGTCATAGACGCCAAGGTCCGTTGCCATGCCGATCTTTCTTCCTTCTGAAGTAAAGGTATAGCACACTGGATTGACTGCATCGTGTGAGGTACTGAAAGGTTCTACTAAAATATCATTTATATAAAAACCTTCATCCGGTAATACCGGACGAAAGAGTTCTGACGGAATGTCCCCCATATTTTTCATCCTGCTTATAGCCAAAAGAGTCTCCTTTGTGCCGTAAATAGGGGTGTGATAACGCCTTGCCAGTACTCCGATACCCTGAATATGGTCTGAGTGTTCGTGGGTTATTAATATCCCCTCTAAATCTGCCGGTTTGACATCTATACAGCTTAATCCGTATTCTATTTTTTTCCCGCTGATTCCTGCATCAACGAGTATATTGGCATGACTGCTGCCGACGAAAGTACAATTGCCGCTGCTGCCGCTTGCCAGACTGCATAACTTCATAATTCTCTCCATTCCTGCTCGAGCTTACTAGTCTTTCGAAGTTTGTTAAGTTCACATAACTCAAGAAAAGTATCCCTTATTCTTCCCTGTTTGTCAATAAGTTTATTGCACCCAGTAAAGTTCCACAATATCACTATCCTTAAGCGGTGCTGTAAAATCGCTCTTTTCTCCATTCAGCGTTATAACAAGCTCTGAGCCTAATACCTTTGTCAGGTCAAAGGGATAGAAATCAAAAACATCCACAAATATATAGTCTTTTTTACCTGATAGTTTTACGGGTTGTTTATTTACAATAATAAAGATTTCTTTATTGTTATTTTCTCTTTTTTCATCTTCCTGACTATTCACAGAGATAGTTTTTAAGGATTCCGGAGTTTCTGTGGCATCCTTTGAAGTTAATCCCTCATCACCTTCCAGAGTACTGTAATCATCCTCCGCTGCTTCAAAGGTATAATCTTCTCTCAGCCTTTGTGCCGCCCGCATTGCTTCCAAGGAGTCATAAATTTCGCATTTAATAGAGAAATTTTCATATATTTTTTCATCTTCTGAAGCAGGGACATTGTTTACATAAATGGTTCCGGTATAGGCGATATCCATAAATTCCAGCACCTGCTTTAATGTATAGTAATTTAAGATTTCAATATTATCACCATTGTTTATTTCGTAATATTCAGTTACCAGCTTCTTATTCACCTCTGCATATTTTGGGCAAAGTATTCTGGTATCATTAAAGATAAAAGTAATATTGCTCTTATATTCAGAGAGTTCCCCAATTGTAATTTTAGCATCTGCACCTACACTGGATTCTTTGATTTCAATGATATCATTCTGTTCAATACGCTGGGTTATACCAACGATTTCACCGTTTAATTTTACCAGGGCAGCTTCTCCAAGCTCACCTCTTACCAAGCGCTTTATACCATTTACCGTATAATTGATGGCCTGTCCCCTTTTAGGAAAAAGATACTCATTGGGAAGCCCCACCTGAATAGCAGCATCGGCAATGGTAAGCTTACTGTTATCATAAAGTTTTACTCTTTCACCGTTAACCTGGACCAGGATAAAATTATTTTTCTGTTCGTAAAAATTCAGACAGATACCAATGGGAGTAACAAGAAGAGGGTCTTTTTTGATATTTTCCTGAAGGAAGGTAACATCGCCCAGAACTTCTTCTCCCCTTAAGGCTACTCTTTCTTTCTCCAGACCTAAGAATCTTGCCAGTCCTTCTGTAAAACCGGGAATTTTACCACCGCCGCCTACAACAAATACCGCACTGACAGCTTTCCCGCCGTTTAATTCAATGATTTTATCCGCAACACATTTTGTCATGTTCTCTATGGTTGGCTTTAATCCTTCAATTACCTCTTCTGTAGTAACTTTCTGACTGATGCCCATAATATCCTTGTATGTAACCTTTTTCTTCTTAAGGCAGGATTGCTTAATGTTTTCAGCGGTTTTAAAATCCACCAGATATCTTCTTGCTACAGCTTCTGTTATCTCATCTCCGGCCCTAGGTATCATACCATAAGCTATGATGCTTCCATCCTTCGTTATAGAAATATCGGAGGTTCCTGCGCCTACATCAATCATGGCAATATTTAACAGACGAAACTTCTCCGGTATGGCAACGTTGATGGCAGCGATTGGTTCCAGGGTCAGATTGGCAACATAAAGACCTGCCTTTTCAACTGCTGCATAGAGACTGTCAATAACCTCATCCGGAAGAAAAGTTGTTATGAGATTGGTTCCGATACGGTTGGCTTTATGACCATCCAATTTACCAATCGTGTAGCCATTTAAATAGTACTGAATTACCGAATACCCGACACAATAAAAGTGAATATTTTCTTCTTTCATCTCCTTGCGCAGAGTATCATAAGCCTTCTCCACACCAATCAAATCCAGGGAATGTACATGTTCTTCTCCTACAACCGTTTCTCCTGAGAATTCATATTCTGCTTCAACTGTCACTGTCTTAAGAACACGTCCCGCAGCAGCAATACAGACATCGGTAAGACGCCTGCCAACCTGATCTTCCAG
It includes:
- a CDS encoding CapA family protein — translated: MSKRKMYGLLTFILCTFGLLALVICYETKGYLWGKEGTNNSIAGDLASVSGGADSVTAVPDKVTPTADDSKNNGQSTDSGESVTDTVTPSAAEEEGDINLFFAGDIYLSDAVAAAYKNKGIDGIIDSKLLKDMKDADITMVNQEFTFSKGGKRAENKQFTFRVNPDYVTAFKDMGIDVVTLANNHSMDFGTEALKDSFDTLNGAGIAYVGAGNNLKEARNIHYVKDKGKTLAFLAASRVIPEYNWNATETKPGMLTTYDPTFLLEDIKTARENSDYVIVYLHWGIERMDTPKDYQRNLAKQYIDAGADLVIGSHPHVLQGMEYYKGKPIIYSLGNYMFYSNIKSTAVLKVTLDEELNSKIQLLPAYAANGKTQLISDTNKVREFYQYMKSISFDVNFGESGYASLNK
- a CDS encoding cell division FtsA domain-containing protein, coding for MINKKYPEHLVFGLDIGTRSIVGTVGYKEGKQFIVVAQCVREHETRAMLDGQIHDISKVSETIEDVKKELEDQVGRRLTDVCIAAAGRVLKTVTVEAEYEFSGETVVGEEHVHSLDLIGVEKAYDTLRKEMKEENIHFYCVGYSVIQYYLNGYTIGKLDGHKANRIGTNLITTFLPDEVIDSLYAAVEKAGLYVANLTLEPIAAINVAIPEKFRLLNIAMIDVGAGTSDISITKDGSIIAYGMIPRAGDEITEAVARRYLVDFKTAENIKQSCLKKKKVTYKDIMGISQKVTTEEVIEGLKPTIENMTKCVADKIIELNGGKAVSAVFVVGGGGKIPGFTEGLARFLGLEKERVALRGEEVLGDVTFLQENIKKDPLLVTPIGICLNFYEQKNNFILVQVNGERVKLYDNSKLTIADAAIQVGLPNEYLFPKRGQAINYTVNGIKRLVRGELGEAALVKLNGEIVGITQRIEQNDIIEIKESSVGADAKITIGELSEYKSNITFIFNDTRILCPKYAEVNKKLVTEYYEINNGDNIEILNYYTLKQVLEFMDIAYTGTIYVNNVPASEDEKIYENFSIKCEIYDSLEAMRAAQRLREDYTFEAAEDDYSTLEGDEGLTSKDATETPESLKTISVNSQEDEKRENNNKEIFIIVNKQPVKLSGKKDYIFVDVFDFYPFDLTKVLGSELVITLNGEKSDFTAPLKDSDIVELYWVQ
- a CDS encoding aminoacyl-histidine dipeptidase, whose protein sequence is MNQTLKELDYKKVFYYFTEISAVPRGSKNNKAISDYLVEFAKTKGLAYRQDEYENVIMFKGATPGYENAPALILQGHMDMVCEKTNDCTHDFLKEGIELFTEGDFIHADRTTLGGDDGIALAYILALFDDDTLEHPRLEAVMTTDEETGMDGAIGLDVSDFKGKLLLNIDSEEEGILLTSSAGGLTATCELPLKRIKAEGLKIIIAISDLQGGHSGAEIHKNHINATKLMARLLFELKGAMDFQLVEFNGGLKDNAIPRDSKAEIVIDADEYDRFADIISGLSRKYKNEFVTNEPHLNIGVMQGEEGEYKILHPTSFEKLLFILLNTPNGVQCMSNDIPGLVESSLNLGIFHMEEEKAIICFSVRSSVNSYKEFLAKQLNYICEFMGGEFVIRGQYPAWEYKKESPLREYLSKVYEELYKKAPKLEAIHAGLECSFFAEKIPGIDMVSLGPDMWDIHTPKERLSISSTIRVYQYIEKVIEGMKNL
- a CDS encoding PFL family protein, encoding MIDMNEVIETNKMIEQENLDVRTITLGISLLDCADNNLDVLNKKIYDKITTVAKDLVATGAAIEREYGIPIVNKRISVTPIALVGSCACKSPEDYVTIAKTLDAAAKVVGVNFIGGYSALVSKGMTTGDRYLIESIPEALSVTERVCSSVNVGSTKTGIDMDAVKLLGEIILKTAENTKERDSIGCAKLVVFCNAPDDNPFMAGAFHGVTEGDAVINVGVSGPGVVKNALKRVKGADFETLCETVKTTAFKITRVGQLVAREASKRLNIPFGIIDLSLAPTPAVGDSIAEIFEEMGLERAGAPGTTAALALLNDNVKKGGVMASSYVGGLSGAFIPVSEDRGMIEAVQVGALTLEKLEAMTCVCSVGLDMIAIPGDTKATTISGIIADEMAIGMINQKTTAVRLIPVIGKSVGEMVEFGGLLGYAPVMPVNRFACDDFINRGGRIPAPIHSFKN
- a CDS encoding MBL fold metallo-hydrolase, with protein sequence MKLCSLASGSSGNCTFVGSSHANILVDAGISGKKIEYGLSCIDVKPADLEGILITHEHSDHIQGIGVLARRYHTPIYGTKETLLAISRMKNMGDIPSELFRPVLPDEGFYINDILVEPFSTSHDAVNPVCYTFTSEGRKIGMATDLGVYDDYIISKLAGSEILLLEANHDENMLLAGAYPYYLKQRILGARGHLSNETSGKLLGRILHEKLRYITLAHLSKENNFEDLAYETVKLELNKAISENSYALKADSVLSVAKRDIPSEMLCTI
- a CDS encoding ACT domain-containing protein, giving the protein MKKTIISVVGKDQVGIIAKVCTYLAGNKINIMDISQTIVQGYFNMMMIVDANEATKGFDVIATELEELGKEIGVVIKAQHEDIFNMMHRL